In Pleurocapsa sp. PCC 7319, the following are encoded in one genomic region:
- a CDS encoding ribonuclease Z yields the protein MEITFLGTSSGVPTRSRNVSSVALRLPQRAEVWLLDCGEGTQHQLQRSDIKSSQIRRIFVTHMHGDHTFGLMGLIASCGLAGSGQPIDIYGPEGLKEYLQTTAKYSYINFGSRLNIHTVKPGLVYEDNEFSVSCQLLKHRVPAHGYRIVEKNRPGMFNLDKAKALGIRPGPIYGQLKQGLVVTLDDGRKISGKDLCGKPEIGRKVVYCTDTVFCDAAVELAQDADVLIHEATFAHQDAEMAFEKMHSTSTMAAQVALLAGVKKLILTHFSPRYAFGNPIQLDDLKREARAIFPNTKLAYDFYSYEVPRRREAKEKVKVAN from the coding sequence CAGTTCTGGAGTTCCAACGCGATCGCGTAATGTATCTAGTGTAGCTCTCCGACTTCCCCAACGCGCTGAAGTGTGGCTATTGGATTGCGGTGAGGGAACACAGCATCAACTACAGCGAAGCGACATTAAAAGTTCTCAAATTCGGCGCATTTTTGTTACCCATATGCACGGCGACCATACTTTTGGCTTAATGGGGTTAATAGCTAGCTGTGGTTTAGCTGGTAGTGGTCAACCAATCGATATCTACGGTCCTGAAGGTTTAAAAGAGTATCTCCAGACTACAGCCAAATACTCCTATATCAATTTTGGTTCTCGGTTAAATATTCATACAGTTAAACCAGGATTAGTCTATGAAGACAATGAATTTAGTGTTAGCTGTCAGCTGCTAAAACACCGTGTACCTGCTCACGGCTATCGCATTGTCGAGAAAAATCGTCCTGGGATGTTTAATCTAGACAAAGCAAAAGCCTTGGGAATTCGCCCAGGTCCTATTTACGGTCAACTCAAACAAGGTTTAGTAGTTACTCTAGATGATGGTCGTAAGATCAGCGGTAAGGATCTTTGCGGTAAGCCAGAAATAGGACGTAAAGTAGTTTACTGTACTGATACAGTATTTTGTGATGCTGCGGTAGAATTAGCCCAGGATGCTGATGTTTTGATTCATGAAGCAACTTTTGCCCACCAAGATGCAGAAATGGCGTTTGAAAAAATGCACTCCACTAGTACGATGGCAGCACAAGTAGCTTTGCTAGCAGGTGTAAAAAAATTAATCTTGACTCACTTTAGCCCACGTTATGCCTTTGGCAATCCGATTCAGTTAGATGATTTAAAACGAGAAGCACGAGCAATTTTTCCCAATACCAAGTTGGCTTATGATTTTTATTCCTATGAAGTTCCCAGACGTAGAGAGGCAAAAGAAAAAGTTAAAGTAGCAAATTAA